The candidate division TA06 bacterium B3_TA06 genomic sequence AGCCGCTTGCAGCATCTCCTCAAGTTGCTGGCGCAGGGCAGACTGTTGTGCCAGAAGCTCGCCCAGTGCCTGGCGCTGTGCCGCGGTCATACTCTCGGCAGAGATAGGTAAAGGCAGAAGTCCGCCCATCTGCTGGTTGATTGAGAGCTGAACCATGCTCATTGCAGAAAGCGACTGCATGAGTTGTTCAATACCGGTTGAGGAGCATTGCTGGCCGCTGCACTGGGCAAATGCTTCAAGAAGAGACGACGCCGCGCGATCGATCTCGTGCTGAACCGTTCTTCCCTGCTGGCTGGCCGTTCCACTGCGGCCTTCAATAAGTGACTGCTTGAACTCAGCAGCGCTTCGCGAAGCGGAGGCGAGGCTGTGCATGGCCTCACGCGGCAGCTTGAAGCTTTGACTTGCGAGTTTGAATACGTCTTCCTTCTTGCGTTCGAGCGCGCGTTCAAGCTCGGTGGCGCGTGCAGCGAGTTCCAGATTGTCCTCTGTCCCTACCCTTCCCAGAAGGTCCTCCTGCTCTTCGCTTAAAAGCAGGAGTTCCCGGGCAAGTTTTGCCATCTCCATCTCTAACGCCTGATTCCTTCTTTTCTGCAGATTGGCAAGCATCATGTTCAATTGCTTCCCTGCTTGTCTAAGATTGTGTGCAAGTTTGCGAGCATCGGAGCGGTTCATCCTGCCCTGGCTTAGGCTTTTTTCGATATCTTTACTGAGTTCGGTGTTTTCGGCGGCCATCTGTGCCGCGATCTCCCTGAGCTCGGGTGCTATATCAGAATCTTCAAGCTCGTTAGCAAGTTCTGCGGCCTCCCTGGCAAGCTCTTCCAGTCCCTTCTCGATTTGTTGCTGTCTTGCAGCTGCTTCTTCGTTGGGGAGTTTTTCTGCCTCTCGTATAAGGTTCTCTTGCATCCGAGCGAGAGCTTCGGCCTTCTCCGCGAGTTCTGCCAATCTCTGCTCCTCGAGGAAGCGTTCGAGCACTCCAAGGGCTTGCTCAAGCTGTACCTGGAGATCCGTGCCCAACTCAGTAGTCCTGTGCATTGCTTCGGCAAGACGCTGCGGGTTTTCAGCCAGCGCTCTCGCAAGATCTGTGAGCCTTTGTTGAAGCTCAGGCGGCATCAGCTCGGCAAGCATCTCGCTGAGCTCCGAGAGTTTTTGGATAGTCTCTGGATCGCTTACCATGCCCTCCTCTAAGCGCTGTAGGAGTTCTTTTGTCTCTTGGGCAAGGCTGTCAACTGATGAAAGCAACCTCTCTTGCTGTTTGATGAGCTCTCGCAGGCGTTTCTGCTCCTCAGGAGAAAGGGCCTGCTCGGCGCGGAGCTTATCCTCGATACGGGATAACTCTCGATAAAGATTCTCCTGTTGCTCGCTAAGCTCAGTCAGTCCTTCAGCGGTTTGTTCCCCGTACTCGGTCACCTCGGAGAAGATCTCCGAGATATCAGGGAAGCGCAGCCGATATGTCTTGCTTCGTCCCCATTTGGGACCCGAGACTACGTCGTTATCCGCCGCCTCCACATAGTAGGTGATCTCTTCTCCTGGGAGGAGATCGAGTTCGCTTAAATCCCACCGATAGAAGACGCTATCCTCCGATTGCCCCTCAGCTCTGCCGATTTGGAGTTTTAGTCCACCGGCCCCTTCAGTCACAAGATGGATACTACCCAGACCGTAGTCATCAATTGCATGAACCCCCAGGGTTAGCCTCATAAATTGGTTGATTTCCGTGTCCCTGCCAGGCAGGAACACCTCTACCAGGGGTGATTCGTCAGATCGAGGCAGGGCATCTATTCTTTGCTCAAGGACCGCCCCCGAGCGATTTTTTGCAAGAAGCGAAAGTTTTTCATAAGAACTGAATGCAAAAGATCCTTCAAACTCCGTGTGATTTACCCGAAGGGGAATAATGGAGTCGTCTAGAAGCAGATAAGCTTCTGAGAGCTCGGCTGAGGCGTTTCCATCGATCTTTACCCTGCTGCCAGGCAGGGCCGCAAATCGCATCCCGCTTGAGGTCCTTGGCTTCTCTTCTGTATACGCAGGCGGGGAAACCGTAAACTCAACCCGTCTTATCTCAAAAGGACGCAGCAAGCCGATGTAGGTTTCGTCAGAACGTCTGCCCAGTCGTTGGAAGTAGACCTTTTCCTCTGCATCTACCTTGACACGTTGGCTGACCAAGCCCTCTTTGAGGTTTACCTTTCTACTTTCCCTCTCCCCTTCCTTTTCAATTATCAACTCTACGTAACCCAGATTAACCGGAGCGTGAATCTGTGCCATTACCTCAATTCGATCACCCGGATTAACTAATGTATCGGCTGTCAGAGCCTCGATATGAAGATCAAGGTTATGTGGAGCAAAGATTGCGTTGAATCCAAACCTCAGTCTTGCTGGAAGTAGAAGAACTATAAGTAGGGTGACGATGGCTGCTGTGCCCAGGATTCCAAGAGATCCAACAAGCATCTTCCGTCTTGCGGCAAGTGAGAAGGAGGAGGTATCCAGCCGTGCCTCGATCCCTTCCACGTAATCGGTGATAAGCTCGGTGGAGTAAACCTCTTTGGGGTTACGCTTGGCTGAAAGATCCACAGCGGTGGAGAGGCGATCCCCCCATTTGGGTTCGTGTTGCTCCACAGATCGTGCAAGAACGTAAAGGTTGGGACGGCGCAGCAGGTAGAATACCGCCAGACCTAAAGACAGAAGTAACAGCAGATAAAACCATGAGGAGAAGGCAAGAAATGCACAAAGGCTGGCCAGGATGACCACAGCGGCGGTCAACAGAATGAGGGCTATGATGGTCAGACTATCCTGGCTTGCGCGATGTTTCCTTAGCCGCGAATAGAGCTCTTTACCTATCTTCATCTACTCTTCCTTACAACTCCACTCGTTCCACTGGTTGGTGAGACGAAAGATTCGCTCCCCGCAGCGCACCCGCAGAAGCCGGTGGTATCCCTGTGAACCTGTGTCGAACACAAGGGCCCGCTCAATGACCTCATCAACGTCAAACCCCTCCTGGTCTATTATGATCCTCTGCGGTCTCTCTTCGGCCCTGCCCCCTTCGTACCACTCTATCTTGATCATAAGAGATTATAGGTTCTCAACGCTTGCGCGTCAAGTAATCACCCCAACCGAACACACAAATGTCATCGCGACCGACCGGAGTGAGCGTGGCGATCTCATATGGGGCACAATGCGGGGACGAGGTCTAAGTGTCTATTTCTTGATTCCTTTGATCCCCCTGAATCCTCCTTACTAAGGGGGAACTAAAAGTACGCTATCGAACCAGTATCACCTTTCGGGTTGACGAGGCTGACTCAGCCTCAACCCGTGCGAAGTAGACGCCGGAGGGCGTGGAGGAGGGCGTCCAGATGCCCTTGCCCTCGATGGTTTCTTCGAGCACGCGGCGGCCGTCGGCGGAGTAGAGGGTAAGGCGGGCCTCGCCTGGGACATCGTAGGCAAGGCGGTTGAGGGATGCTTCAAGTTTGATAGGGGATTCGGTGTGGATAGGAGATTCCATAACTCCTATGCCCATGTTCCAGTCGGTGATCATTGCAAAGGCCTCGAAGATGGTGTCGGTGTTAAGCCGCGAGTACACCCAAACGAGGCGGTCGTCGCAGCAGGCCACCGCAGGGGTCTGAACGTGGGTCCGATTGTCAAAATGGCTGTTCACGGTATCCGCTCCCCAGGGCGGGGTGTACTCGAACAGGTTGGTGCGGCGTATCGGCTCGTTGTCTTGTATGTATCCCAGTATCGCCCCACCATGATTCCACCAACGCAGCTTAGACGGATCAGATGTATCAGGATAGTCATAGTAACTCCTTATGTGCGTGTAGGCGAAGCTGTCGTTAGGCGAAACGGCGGTGGAGTAGTAGCCTTCTGGACCGCCAGGATAAAGCCACGAGGAATCTTCCCATATCAGCCAGCGTATGGGATGGCGCGTCAAACCTCTGTCGCTGAATACCCGACCCGCAGGATGCGGAAATTCAGGGTAGCCGAGCCTACTATCTTTCCAGAACACCACGAAACGGTCGTCATCAAGCCAGTAGACTTCAGCCCTGGCGCAGGCGTAGAGCTCCTCCCCGTCATCCACACGATGCCCCAACGGCTCCCACGGCAAAATTGATTCATCCTCGGCGTCAAACACCTGGAACCTGGGATAACTTCCACCCGTATGATCTTCATACCAGGTTACCGCCAGGTCGCCTGCATCGTTCAGCGCCACCTGGGGTTGCTCGGGATAGAAGTCGCCGCCGGTATCGTGGGCCAGAAAAGCGGAGTCCTGGGGAATGCCTTCCAGATCGAAACGCTGAACCCAGATGGCGCCACTCCACGCGCTCTGAGCAAACGCAAAGGTGCCGTTATTCGCAAGGCTTAAACCTACGCGGTAATGTGGAACTAATCCGATTTCATATAACGTCTTTGCAGAATCCATCGGAGTGCCGTCGGGGCCAAAGCTCTGGAACCTGGTGTAACCGGTGTCTGTCTCATCTAGAGAAAGGTTGTCGCCCCAAACAAGAACAGCGTTGCCCAGGGTATCCATATCGATACAAGGACGATAAATCCAGTTGGTGTCCTTAAGCTTGGAGATCTTGTAGGGGTCGGTTAAGGGGCTGCCATCCCGGTCAAAGAAACGGACGAAGAGATCAAACTCATAATGGTAAGGGCCTGTAGGCTTAAGACTGTCTACCCAGGCGATGGCAAAATGCCCGTCAGGGGTCATTGCCGCGCTTACGCACACCTGATGGTGGCCAGGCTCGGCCTCGGCGATGCGAAAGGGTTCCACAAGTATATCACCCCACAGGGTTAAAGCTAAGAGGCTTATATTAAGCATTACTGCCTCCTTTTGTCTCAGTATAAGCCGGTTCTTGGGCAATGTCAAGAAAAGAGGAGGGGCAAAGCCCCTCCTCTATAGGTTAGGTTACTTAGTCTTCGTAGAGTACCCGGTCGCCTTCACAGCCGCCTTTTCCTTCTTGAAGGCCCGGAAGAGTGCTGCCGACAAAATACCACTTTGCGCTATAGGTAGGCGTAGCAGGGTAGTAGTTGAAGTAGTAGCCGTCATGAGAAGTTCCTGTATCCCAGGTGCCTTCGGCGGTGAACTCAACAGTCTGTGGGGGGGTTGAGGGTATATGGAGAAACGCCTGGGCTGTCCATCCACCGTTATGGGCTTCCTTATGGCCTCTTTGACCTGTGTATTTCCAGCCGCTGGCATCCGGATAAAGCATGATGTAGTAGCCAGCAAATTCGCCACTCTCGCAGGTGAAGGTGGAAACGTCTACAGCGTTGACAAAGAACGAATCGACGTCTCCAAAGGTGCGGTCCTCAAGCACGCCTGAACCGGTCGTATAGTCAAAGGTGGCGCCAAGGTATTTGAGGTATCCTGAGTTAAACCAGCCGTTCCAGTGTTCGTAATAGCCGTAAGCGCTTGTAGCGCCAACGAGCATCACCGCCACCGCTGCGATGATAAGGAGAGTCTTTTTAGACATTGTGTCCTCCTTTGTTTAGGTTTGTTTTTAGATATTCGGGGATTCCTGTATTCCCCCAATACCCTCCTCATAAGCCTATTGTAAAGAAAAAGGGGACTTTGTCAAGTGGTTTCAAATCAATTTAAATCTTTTATAAGAAAATAGTATCAAATCTTGAGGGCTCGAAATGGTCTGGGAATCGCCTGCCGCACACCGGTGCACTTGACTTTTCCGCCTACCTGGCTAGGATGGCGCAATGAGGCAACACTGGGTCAGGGGTTGCGTCTGATGCGCAGGCGACGAAGGATCATACTGTGGAGCATAGCAGGCGGGCTGCTGGTGCTTGTCGGTGTTGCCGCGCTGTCCCAGTGGCAGGGTTGGATCCCTGCATGGTGTCTGGTGCCAGCGGTGCTCTCCGAGGCTTTTGGTGTCTGGCTTCTCGTCCGCACCATCAGGCAAAACATCCAGTTTGCCCGCGAGGGAAGCTCAAAACGATGGGTGATGCGCTTCGGGGTCGCGGTGTTCTTCACCCTCTTCGGTATCGGTCTGCCGCTCGCCACCTTCAATCTTATCCCTGATGTGGCCTGGCCTGTGGGTGTGTTACTGGTTTCTTTAGGAGCCACGTTCATCTATCGCGCGGTTGTTTTACCGAACTCGCAGAGAGAAAAAAGGGATGACGGATAGGCCTCAGGGTGAGGCATCTTATGATACGTTCGTCAATGAGGAGGCAAGCGATGGTGCAAGAGAATCTATGTTGGCAAGCTGAAGGATGGAGTGTGGAGGTGCTTTACTCCCGAACAGGGGTTGCTACATCCATACTCGTCTCCCTTGAACTTGGGGGCTCTCTCCTCCTCGACTGCGGCGACGGCACCCTGCGTGATCTCCTTAAACGCGAAGTGGATCTTAAACTTATCAAGGGGATATACCTTTCTCACGGGCACTTCGATCATGTGGGCGGTTTGCATTCCATTCTTGGCTACATGCGGATGATCGCCCGTAACACACCCCTTATCATACTTACCCCGCATAAAGCGAGAGAAGATAGACTTATTATTGAGGCGTTTACGACCGCCTATGGGAACAGCATTCCTTTCGAAATCGAACGACGGGAGGTTAGGGGTGGAGAGCGGATCAACTTGGGTGAAATCAACACAGCCTCCTTTGAGGTCGTGCACTGCGGCAGCACCAAAAAAGGTGGGATCGGTAAGCAGCTACCTGCCCTTGGATACGTGCTTCAACATCATGGACAGCGGGTTGTCTTTACCGGTGACTGCGGGCTGGACTCAAAGCTTGAACCTCACATTAAAGATGCTGATCTTTTGATAATCGAGGCTACTCTGAAGGAGCCGGGTGGCGAGATGGAGAAACGTGTGCATCTCTCTTTTGACAGCGCGCAGCGATTTGCTGCGTTGGCCAAGAAGGCGTTTATCATCCATAGAGTCGGAGGCCTGCCTCCAGTTGAAGTCGGTGGTCAGTAACTCAAAGGCTTACTCGCTTGACTGAGGAGTTAATGCGATTAGACTCCCCGTGGAGGAATTGATGCTTGGAAAGGTTTTTTCCTATGCGTGGCGCTGGATTGTGAGACCTGGGAAGGCTGCAGAAGATCAACTTTACGAGGAGCGCAACGTCTGGATCGGTTTCTGGACGGTTGCGATCTTCGGGCTGCTTTATGCCATTACTGCGATCCTTCTGTGGCTCGCTGGTTTCAAACCCGCATTTGAAACGATCCTGCCTATCCCTCGCGACTCATACTACCTCTGGCAGACGTTCTTCACCGCGCCCTGGACTGTCCTCACGTGGTTCTTTGCAGGGGCGGTGATACATTTGTGGAACTACATCTTTTCAAGGAAACGCAGGCTGGCCGATATCCTCGGCCCGCTTGGACTCGCGTTGGCTATACCCTGGTTTTTCTTTACCTGGATACCTGAGACGTTTGTTGCGCCTATCCTTGGCCCGTGGGGATTCCCGCCATGGCCTTTCTGGGCGGAGATGATCCGTCTGGCGATAGGGGTGTTGTGGATGGCGGTATTGATCTATATCGCCGCGCGCAAGGTCTATGAGGCTAACTGGTTGCGCGCCGCAGGCTCGGCAATACTCGGGTTAGCGGTATTCGCGGTTATGTTCCTGATCTTCTTACGATAGGAGGTAATCTCCATGGGAACTTTTTACTCCTTACGTTATCTTCAGGGAGACGAGGGATGATTCCCACTAGAAGGCAGATAGAATCTTTAGTTGGGCTGTTCCTTGAGTAGGATTTGCTTGTCGCCCTTTCTGAATTCGGTTACGACGTAGTTGAACGCTTCTATTGATTCCTCGTAGGCTTCCTTATTCTGAGCTGACAGCGATATTATGGCAACGTTTTCCCCGATATCGATGTAAGCGATACGCTCGTATAGACCGTAGCGGCTCTCTGCAGGTTCAAACTCCCGCACGATGGCGGTCAGGGTATCAGTAGTCATCAAGCCTGGGTGTTCCTTGACGACTATTCCCGGAAACTCTTCCTCCAGGTTGGCTATATCCTGCTCGATCCACTCTTGAAGGGTTAATTCATTCAATGGCAAGGCGTTGGCATGGATGATTACCTGGGTATGATTGAGGTCGGTTCCAACGGGGTATATTACTGCTCTTGCACCTATGGAGAGGGCAGATTTGGAGTCAAATATCCAGTTTTCAGGGGCACCAATAACGAAGGCGAATCCAGCACCGAAGATTATTCCGCCTGCGCCTTCGCGCGGATCTTCTGTTTGTGCGGCTAGTGCCGCCGCTAGCCCTCCTGCCATTAAGATGGCCAGGAATCGTTTCATGCTCCATGATATTCGTTCCGTAGGACAAGTCAAGTGCTTGACAACCCCCTCCGGTGTCTCTATCCTTTAAGGATGGATCAAGGAGTAACTGGAGGATAATCAGATGACTCGTAATTTGCATCCCACGTCGTTGCCTCGTGCCCCCGCGGGGAGTAATCTAATAATCCGTTTAGTCATTTTGATGATTATTCCTCTTCTACTTACGGGCCGGCGCTTCAATCCCTTAAGGCAGCATCTTCCCCGCGAGCAGGCTGAATACCTTACTCAGCAGGTGGTTGCGTTGGCGGATACTTCAGGCGAGTTCCTGGGCAGCGGGTTCTTCGTTAGCTTTGGAAGCAATGAGGTGGTCTATCTTGTGACCAACTTCCACGTGGTGGGCAAGCGCACGCGTCTCATTGGTTTCAAAGAAGGGCGGCCCTTTGAGGTCAGGGTGCTTTCCCGGGACCGGGATTATGACGTTGCAGTTCTGGGAGCGGATGTCGATGGACTCTCCTCGCCTCCACATACCGTTGCGCTGAACGACTTTGTAATAGACCGCGGGATGCTTTGGCCTGGTATGCTTACAGTCTCTGCCGCCTATCCCCTGGGAATAGAGTGGCCTCCGGCTTTCTGTCCTGCGGTTTCGTTCAGCCACATCGCCCAACTTGATTATGCCGACTCCCTCATCCGACTGGAGGGGTTGCTTGATCTGGGTTCGAGCGGTGCACCGGTATTCACCTGGATCGAGGAAGACAGGGGGCGCAGGCTGCATCTCGTGGGTATGGCTCGCAGCTTTCAGGTGGCACGGTGTCTGTCTGAGGTCGCAGGTGATACCCTGGTCCTTCACTCCCGTCTTTATGAGATCGTTCCGGCCAGCGCTATCAGAGAGGTTCTCTTGGTTACCGATTCCCTGTTGAACCTTAGGGTAGACTCTTTGAAAGAAGTAGAGTGAGGTTTTAAGGGTAAGAGCTTAAAAGGAAGCGGGTTTTAGCGGGCTCTGCCCGGCCCTGGCTTTGTTCGATAACCTCGCCTACCAGGAAGTCTAAGGTAAGCTCGCGGGTTTTGTAATGCACGTCCTTGAACTCTTCGAGCACCTTTTTACACAGTGTTCTCAGCTCATCTACAGATAGGGAAGAGGGCGGTTCGGCGTTCTCGCCGTAGAGGAGCTTCTCGAATGCGTAGTAGAGCGCACGGCGCGGGGTATTGCGTTCGTCAACCGCCTTAAAGAAACTCTCCAACCGTTCTCCATCAGGAGGATTGATGTTAAGTTTCACTTCTTGTTTGTTCCTTTTGATAGCTCGTTGCCATTGGACCAGCGCTTCGGCAAGCAATGTCGGATTAAGCGATGTATCGTCAACCAACCGGTCGAATAGTTTTGCATGGGAATGGATAGCCAGATCAGCTGCCAGGTATTCAGGGATCCCCATTTCGCTGTAGCGCTCCTCACGATCCCAGGGACACGGGACGGCATCCGCTTGAAGCCTTTCCACCCTCTCTTTAGATATCGCCACCGGTGGTGAGTCGGTATCAGGATACATCCGGTCCGGGCCGGGCAGGATGCGTTCGAAGTCGGTTCGGCAGGCATCCGGCATGTGCTGCCTGCTCTCCTGCGGGACACCTATTGTAGCTTCCTTTGCACGAATGATTATCTCCTGCGCTCCGGTTTGAGCATCCTCAGCCGGTCCCCAGACCAGCACAAGGGTGTCTTCTTCGGCTACCCCTATCTCTTTGCGCAGATGCTCTTCTGCTTCCACCCCCAGTCCTTCACCCCTGCCGTCCAGAACGAAGATGTTGGGCATCTCATCAAGGCAGGCGATCACCCGAACCCTTCCGGCAAGCTCCGCGGCAAAGGTCAGTGCAGGCTGGGTCTCGTGGCGGATCAGTTCCCGCCAGCCCTTCAGGTTGACCGCGTGAACCACCTCGTCCCGGTTGATCAATGTACGTAGTCTCCGGTTAGAGGTGGTTCCCAAAAGATCGGTTACCTCACGATCTTCTGCTCGAAAGTCGGCTGGAGTGATCCCTCTTTTGTGTAAATCCTCCCGCAGATCAAGCAATGCCTTGTGGCGTAAGGCCTCATAGTGAGTCAAGGCGCGTATATCCGGCGTCCTCGGCACGCCTTTTATCTCTACCCTGTCCGATCCGTTGATGGAGACGTTCACGTCCTGGCGGACAGTGCCGATACCGCGGCGCACTCGCCCCGAGGCCCGCAGCAGTCTCCCCAAAAGCTCGTCCACCTCTGCCGCCTCGTGAGGGGTGAGCATGTCCGGCTTGGTCACAACTTCCACCAGTGGCGTGGAGAGTCTGTCTGTCCGGAAAACAATCGTGTGTCTTTTGTCCTCAACCTCACGGCACGCGTCCTCTTCCAGAGCAAGCTGCTGGATGCGGATTCTTCTTCCCCGGTAAGGAATCCAGCCGTTGACACCTATGATTGCCGTTCTCTGGAATCCGGTTGGAATCGAACCGTCCAGGTACTGCTTTCGGGTTATGTGCACCTCGTCTACCAGCTGGCAGTTGAGCATGAGCGCAATCTCGATGGCGTAATCCAGGGCTTCCTGATTCATTGGGAAGGGCGGGGTATCGTCCATCTCGTAGGTGCACACATTATCCCTATATAATTGGTAGATTAC encodes the following:
- a CDS encoding Glu-tRNA(Gln) amidotransferase GatDE subunit E; protein product: MDAWRKKLIEGIDFDDTEFYSALGFKCGLEIHQQLDTKKKLFCHCPVGYRNDEPDAIILRHMRPTLSEMGTYDGTALMEFKTKKQVIYQLYRDNVCTYEMDDTPPFPMNQEALDYAIEIALMLNCQLVDEVHITRKQYLDGSIPTGFQRTAIIGVNGWIPYRGRRIRIQQLALEEDACREVEDKRHTIVFRTDRLSTPLVEVVTKPDMLTPHEAAEVDELLGRLLRASGRVRRGIGTVRQDVNVSINGSDRVEIKGVPRTPDIRALTHYEALRHKALLDLREDLHKRGITPADFRAEDREVTDLLGTTSNRRLRTLINRDEVVHAVNLKGWRELIRHETQPALTFAAELAGRVRVIACLDEMPNIFVLDGRGEGLGVEAEEHLRKEIGVAEEDTLVLVWGPAEDAQTGAQEIIIRAKEATIGVPQESRQHMPDACRTDFERILPGPDRMYPDTDSPPVAISKERVERLQADAVPCPWDREERYSEMGIPEYLAADLAIHSHAKLFDRLVDDTSLNPTLLAEALVQWQRAIKRNKQEVKLNINPPDGERLESFFKAVDERNTPRRALYYAFEKLLYGENAEPPSSLSVDELRTLCKKVLEEFKDVHYKTRELTLDFLVGEVIEQSQGRAEPAKTRFLLSSYP